In Gemmatimonadales bacterium, a single window of DNA contains:
- a CDS encoding DUF1801 domain-containing protein, giving the protein MAAARKKAKVAKKRAAKPRLLSGGNPQIAKAYGDAPVQAYIAAMPGWKSDVGRRLDALIVRTVPGVRKAVKWNSPFYGIEGRGWFLNFHCFTKYIKVAFFRGASLRPLLPGNSRHKEVRYLDIHEDDQLDEELVARRIRRASELPGWVP; this is encoded by the coding sequence CGCCGCGAAGCCGCGCCTGCTCTCCGGCGGCAATCCTCAGATCGCGAAGGCGTATGGCGATGCGCCGGTGCAGGCCTATATCGCAGCGATGCCGGGCTGGAAGAGCGACGTCGGGCGCCGCCTCGACGCGCTCATCGTGCGAACCGTCCCCGGCGTGCGCAAGGCAGTCAAATGGAACTCGCCCTTCTATGGCATCGAGGGCCGGGGCTGGTTCCTCAACTTTCATTGCTTCACGAAGTACATCAAAGTGGCTTTCTTCCGAGGCGCGTCACTGCGCCCTCTTCTCCCCGGCAACTCCAGACACAAGGAAGTGCGCTACCTCGACATCCACGAGGACGATCAGCTCGACGAGGAGCTCGTGGCGAGGCGGATTCGGCGGGCATCGGAGCTGCCCGGCTGGGTCCCGTAG